AACTTGAAGTCGAGCCAGGCGATGGCGGCCTTGATCTTGTCGGGCGATATGCCCTTCTTGATCATGTAGCCGTTGCCGCCCGCGAGCGTGTTCTTGCCGCCGGGGATCGGGCCCATGCCGAAGTTCTCGTACTTCGCGCCCAGCTGCTGGACCATGTACGTGATGTCGTCGGGGGCGGCGAGGAACATGCCGAGCTTGTCGGTGGCGATCTGCTTCTGGAGGTCGCCCCACTTCAGCAGCTGGGTCTTGCCCATGCTGTCGTCCTCCCAGCGCATGGCGTGGAGGTTCCTCGCGACCTGCTTGCCGAGGTCGTTGTTGAAGGCGGCCTTCGTGCCGCTCGCGTCGACGATGTCGCCGCCGAGGCTGTACAGCTGGGCGGTGAAGTGCCAGCCGCCGGTGTTCCCGGCGCTGTACTCGCCGAACCCGGAGACGCCCTCGCCCAGGCCCGCGATCTTCTTCGCGGCGGCGCGGACCTCGTCCCAGGTCCGCGGCGGGGTGTCGGGGTCGAGCCCGGCGTCCTTGAAGAGCTTGCGGTTGACCAGCAGGCCCATCGTGTAGTTGCTCGTGGGCAGGCCGTACAGCTTGCCGTCCTTCTTGAGCGTGCCGAGGACGTTCGGGTCGATGTCCTTCAGCCCCGGGACCGTCTTGTCGCTGACGTACGCGCTGATGTCGGCGGCGCCGTCCTCGGAGAGGACCTGCGGCAGGTCGGTGAAGTAGGTGTAGAAGACGTCCGGCTGCGACTTGGCCTTGAGCATCGCGGTGAACCGCGGCGGCTCCAGGCACTGCCCCGGAGTGGAACGGCCTTCGATGGTGACGTTCGGGTACGTCTTGTTGAACTCGGCGACGTCCTCCTTCCACTCCTTCAGCTCGGCCGCCTTCGCCGCGGGCGGCATGCAGTCGATCGTGATCGACACCTTCGTCTTCGGGTCCAGCGGGGCGGAGGCGTCGGGCGAGCCGCTCTGCTGCGAAGCACCGCCGCCGCCGTCGTCGCTGCTGCTCGTGCCGCAGGCGGCAAGCGCGGTCAGCGTCATCGCGGAGACGAGGGTGACCGCGCTGGCGCGGCGGGTACGGCGGAGCCTGGCAGTTCTCATCGAGTGGTCCCCTTCGGGCAAGAACGTGGAGGTTGCCCCACCGGAGTCGGCGACTGCGGTGTGGGGCGCGGCACACTCAACCACCGCCGACAAGTGAACGCAAGATATCGCGCCGATTTCGTAATTGCTCGACAATCGAGGCCCCGCCGGCCTCCACACCCGCCCGTGACGGCGTCGGCGCGCACCCAGCTGATCAAGTCGCGTGAAATATTTTCATGATCTCTTCAAGTTTTTCCATCAACCCGTTACCTTGGTGTACTCGACCACTGCCGTCGGTCACCCTGGCCCTGTCCGTCGCCGCGGGCGACTGCCCTCTTCATGGCCTTCGTCATCGGGTCGTGGGAGCAGCTCGCGCTCGTCTACGTCTCCCGGATCGCGCGGCGCGCGGTCGGGGGACGGGCGCGGAGCGATGAGTTTCGGGCGGCCCGGCGGTCTGCCCTGCATGGACAACACTTCACCCATGGAACCGATCGATCTCGGCGCGGCCGCGGAGCGCGTCGCCCGGCTCGCGGAGGGCATCGACGACGAGCGGCTCGGCGATCCGACGCCCTGCCCCGAGTACGCGGTACGGGAACTGCTCGCCCACCTCGCCGGGCTCAGCGTCGCCTTCCGCGACGCGGCCCGCAAGCAGTTCGGCCCGACGACCGGCACACCGCCCGGCTCGTCCCGTCCGGTACTGGCGGACGACTGGCGGACGGCCCTGCCGAAGGCGCTGGCCGAACTGGCCGCCGCCTGGCGGGAACCGGACGCCTGGAAGGGGGACACCCAGGCGGGCGGCATCGACCTGCCGGCCGCCGTCATGGGCCGGATCGCACTCGACGAGCTGCTCATCCACGGCTGGGACCTGGCGCGGGCGACCGGCCGGACGTACGAGGCGAGCGAGGAGGAACTACGGGTCTCCGAGGCGTTGTTGGCGCCGTCCGACGAATCCTCCGAGGAGGGATTCTTCGGCCCCGTCGTCGCGGTCCCGGACGACGCGCCCCTGCTGGACCGCGTGATCGGCCTCAGCGGCCGCCGGCCGGACTGGCGGCCGGCCCAGGGGGTGCTGCGTGGACGGTGAGGGCATCGCGTTCACCGGTGCTGGTGACCCACGTCGCGCGCGAGGTCCAGGCCGAGGACGCGGTCGAGGAAGGCGAACGTCTCGAACTTGGCACCGGCCGGTACGTCATCCCGCGTCGCCAAGGTGCCCAGCGTCTCCAGGACCGCGGGGACGCCGAGATCATCAGCCAGCACGGCGTGGGCGTGCCGCAGCACATCGGCTGGGACCGGCCTGGACGGCTCCTCCGCCCAGTCGGCCACCAGCAGCCGCCAGTCCCCCAGCGCCCGCCGGGCCTCTTCGAGCGCGGTATCGGTGACCGTGACCGGCGTGCCGTAGGGGTGGCCGAGCATCAGCATCCTCACGGCCAGCGGATCGGTCCCCGCCGGAGCCACGGCGTCCAGGAGCCCCGGGGACAGGAGGTGGGAACGGTCGGTGGCGTCCGTCTCCCGGGAGGCCGGGACGGCCCGGCCCACGTCCATGTGGACCCCGCCGGCCGCGCCCTGTGCGGTGGTTCCGTACGCGCGGACATGCACGTCGGCAGCGGCGCAGAGCGTTCCGTCCGGAGGGTGCGCACCGAGGGTGGCGGGCGGGTGGACGCCAAGGGCGGACATCGCGCGATCAAGCGCCACGGCCTGCTCATGCGGCAGATGCGGCAGGTCCGGCATGGTGAGGAACGTGCGGGACTGCAGGCCGTGCAGCTCCGCTGTGCGCGCCAGTACGTCGCCGACCAGCAGCGTCCGAAGGTCCATCATGCCGATCCCGGCGTCGCTGACCGGCAAGTGGACGCAGATGCTCAGCAGATGACGGCGTACGGAGGGAATCTCCGCCAGGTGGCCGGTACGGGTGTCGACGATACGCAGCATGATGCGGAGGCTAGCCGTGGAAACCGTCGGGCCCGGGGAGGAACTCACCGGACGCTCGGCCCGTCAGTCGTCGAATGCGTCGAGGTGCCGGCGCAGCAGGCCAGTGACGTCGTCGCGGCTCCCCTCGGCCGGCAGGGGCGAGGGGGTGTCCTCCCCGTTCGCCATGGCGAGGCTGCTCGTGAAGCGCACGAGGTTCGGCTGCGGGGCGAAGGAGTCGCGCAACCAGACGGCGAAGACGCCGGCTTCGCCTGCGGTCACGTCGGTGAGGGTGATGTAGGCGTAGTCGGGCCCGGTGAGGGCCGCGGTGCCGTCCACCCATACGTCCGGTGCCAGCTCGATCTCGAAGTCCAGCACGGTCATCTCGTGGACGCCGGATCTCCGGTACCCGACGACGGGATCGGGGAACGCCTCCCGCAGCGCCCGCTCCAGGGACTCCACCGTGGCCTGCCATGCTCCGCCGTGGCCCTCGGGGGGATGGAAGGCGAAGTTCGTCCTGAACTCGATGTACATCGTCACTGCACTATATGTGCAGGAAGAGCCGTGGATGCCACTGCTCGCCGCACCACCGGCGGCACCCACAAGTGCGACGGCGCCAACGGCAGCGCCCACGCGTCGAAGGTCCCGACGCCGGTCGGCGGCTGCCAGTTCGAGATCGAGAACGGCGACCGGGTCGCGTTCACCTGGACCTCGTTCTGACAGCCACGACACTCAGCGCGTAGGTGACGCGGCCGCCCTCCGGTGCCTGAGGTTGACGGAGGCTGCCTTCGTCACCGCCGCGGGGTTCAGGAAGCGCAGCGGGCCGATCAGGCGCGAGGCGAAGAGATGCATGTGCCGTGCCAGCGACTCGTCGCGCGCCGCCGCCGAGAACATCAGGCGTTCCATGGGGTTGAACGGGCGGGCCTTGGCGAAGTCCGCGGCCAGGTTCTGGTGGGCCGACAGCCGGCGCCGGTGCGTGCGGGCGTACGTCGCGAGCGCCTTGTCGAGGTCGAGGTCGCCCCTGCCGGTCGCGGTCGAGGCGACCGCCTCCGTCAGCCATCGCGCGGACTCCAGGGCCCACCCGCAGCCCACGCCCCACAGGGGGTCGCCGGTCAGGGCGGCGTCGCCGACGAGCGCGACGCCCGGTGCGGCCGCCTTGCGGCTGCGGAGCGGGTAGTCGATCGTGCCGATGATCTTCGTGATGCGCTCGGCGGAGTCGATGGGCGGCGCCTCGGGCAGCGCGCGGACGAATGCGAGGAAGCTGCCCTCCAGGTCGTCGCGGAAGGCCGGCAGTCGTTCCTTGTCCGGGACCACGGCCATGACCGTCACCCCGTCGTCGTTCGGGAACGCGTACGCCATGTCGGGTTCGAGGAACCAGGTCTGGGCGATCCCGCCGGGCAGCGGAAGGTTGCGGAAGTGCGCGAGGTAGGCGAACCGCGTGTTCTCGTACTGCCGGGTGGGGATGTCGGCGAACTTCGCCACGGCCGAGTCCTTGCCGTCGGCACCGACGACCAGGCGGGCCCGGATCTCGCGCTCGCCCTGGGGTGTCGACGCGCGCACCCCCACGGTTCACCCGGCTTCCCGGACCAGTCCGGTCACCTGATGGCCGAGGAGCAGATCGACGCCCGGGGTCTCCGCCGCTCGGGTCCTGATCAACGGGTCGAGGGTGCTGCGCCGGATGTTGTACCCGTACGGGAGCGGCGGGCCCGCCGCCGCGGCCCGCGGCTCGATCCAGCCCCAACGGGTGTGCCAGCGGGCCTCGTTGCGGACGGCTCCCGCCTTCTCCAGGGCGGGGACGAGGCCGAGTTCGTCCAGGACCGGGTAGGCGTTGGCCGTGAGGGAGTGGGTGCACAGCACCTTGTACGCCTCGGGGTCCGAGCGGCGTTCCAGCAGGGCGACGCGGACACCGCGTCGAGCGAGCAGGATCGCCGCGGCGCTGCCGGCGAGGCCGGCTCCGCTGATGACGACGTCGTAGTCGTGTACCGCGCTCTCCGGCTTGGTCATGCGCTGATCGCTCCCTTGGGGTGGGGTGCCGTTCACGGGAGTGTGCAACGCTCATACTGTCAGGCGCATGACCAATCCGGTCCACGTCAGTCGATCGTCCACTGCTGCAAGGACGAGCCCGTGTCGGGCTGTTGGGTGACCGAGGCCCCGTTCGCGGTGGACGCGGTGGTGAGCAGGAGGCCGCTCTTCACCGAGGCGACGGTGTACGCGCCGTTCGCCAGCCGTGTCACGGTCCAGCCCTGGTTGGCGCCGCCGGTGCAGGTCCACTGGATCACCTTGGCTCCGGCGGCCGTCGACCCGCCGTCGACGTCGGCGCAGAGCCCCGACTCGGCGTTGGCGAGCTCGTAGGAGCCGTCGGTGCGGCGGGTGAACCGCCACGTCTGGTTGGCGCCGCCGTTCGCGGTCCAGGTGACGAGCTGCGTACCGGGAGTGGTGCTGTGACCCGGGTTGTCCAGGGCCTTCCCGCTCGCGCCGAGGGTGTGGTCGCCGTCGGCGATCCCGTCGGGGACCTGGCCCACCGCCGTGAGGGTCAGGGTCTGCTCGCCCGCCGTGCGCGTGCCGCCGACCGCGTTGCCCGTGGTGTTGGTCCACGAACGGGTCGGGGTCGTCTCGGCCAGTCGGTTCGCGGTGCCGGACAGGCCGATCACGAGGCCGCTGTAGCGGTTGACCAGGCGGTACGTGCCGTTCGGCGAGCCGTCCGCGGAGGACGCGCCGGGTATCACGAACCACTGCTGACCCACGGTGGGGCCGCCCGCGGGCGCCGCGGTGACCGTCGGCCTGGTGCCCCAGGCGCGGTTGCCCGTACTGGCGGAGTCGACGCCGAGGAGCTGCCCGGTGGCGACGTTGGCGATCCGGTGCGACCCGTCGCCGTTGGCGGTGAAGATCCACGATTCCAGGTCGCTGCCGGTGGCCGACGGTACGGACGTGGTGGCCGGGCCGCCGGAGACCTGGGCGAGGACGCGACCGCCCGCGGCGGCGATGCGGTACGCCTTGCTCGTGTCGACCGGCGCGGCGGGCGCCGAGGTGCCGATCGACAGATTGACGTACTCGCTCGACGTTCCGCCCGAGCAGCCGAAGGAGCAGTACGAACGGAAGTTCTTGCCGACGATCCCCGAGCCGGTCTTGTTCACGCTGTCGAGGAACCAGCGGTACCACGACGCGTTCTTGTAGCTGCCCGTGTCCCCGAGGCGGAACCACTTCTGGGTGGTGAGGTCGTCGGTGGCGTAGATCTCCTGGGGCGCGTTCCCGCTCTGGTCGACGGCCTGCGGTTCGCCGATGTACAGCCCCAGGTGCGCGTTGTACGTGATGTCCATGACAAACAGGGGCGATGTGGCGGGCATCTCGCCCGCCGCGACCTGCTGGCTCACCGTGCCGGGGGTCGCCGGGTCGTACTCGCCCCCGACGGGGGTGTAGCCCGTCGTGTCGGTGCCCCCCACCGGCGTCATGTTGCTCTCGCGGCCGCCGACACCGGGCTCGGTCCAGGCGCCGTCGTACCACTTCTTCCAGGAACCGGGCGCCATCTTCCCCGAGATGGGGGCGCGGGCCACGTGCGCGTGGAAGGCCTTCCAGCCGCCGCCCTTCTCCACGATCCGGGAGCCGTAGAAGGCGTAGAAGTACCCCGACGCGGTGTCGACGAACAGGCGCTGGTCACCGTCGCCGTAGTGGTACGTCTGCTGCGGGAAGGCCGCCGTGTCGCCCCGCTTGGTGCTGAACGGGGAGGTGATGACGTGGTCCTTGATGGTCCAGGTCCGGCCCTGGTCGGTGGAGACCGCGTAGTCGATCCCGTCGTAGTGGACGCCGTCGCCGAAGGGCTGAGGGGTGAACTCGTTGTGGACCAGGCCGTACCAGTCGCCGGTGTCCGGGTCGACCCACACCCCGGCCAGGTCGCAGAAGTTCCGCTGGGAGTAGCCCGATCCGGCCGGCGGGTAGGTGGACTTGAGGCCGGTCGGACTGTTGTTGCACCGCCAGGTCGTGTCGTTGTTCCGGTCGTTGCCGTTCGCCGGGTTCACGGCGTCGCTGAGGGCGCTCGACCGGGCGGCGGTGTCGAAGTTCGTCCCGGTGTAGAACGTCCACTTGCGCGGCTGCGTCGATCCGTAGAGCGCGTGGGCCTGCTGGAAGTAGAACGTGCCGTCCTTGTCGATGTAGGTGGCGGCCGGCGTGTCGTCGGGGTGCGACCACGTGCCCTTCGCACCGACGGTGACGCTGTACGTGGCGGCACTCGCGCCAGTTGGTTCGGACGTCGTCGCCGATGCCGGCGCCGTCACCGCGGCGCCGCCTCCGACCATCGCGAGGGTCACGGCGACGACCGTACCTATCAGGCTTCTTCGAGGAGTTGACAACGGTGACTCCTTGGCTGGTCTCCGTGCGCAGCTCTTCATGACTGCGCTACCTCGCCGACCGGAACCCTGCGGGGCGCCCGCGGCGGCTGGGTCCACAGAACCGCGCGGCGCAGACCGTGCACATAGACGCTTGGCCGCAGGGACTTGGACTTTCCGGGCCGGGGACTCGCGGAGGAGTACGGGGGGGACCTGCCGAGGGCCGGAAGCTACGACTGCGGCAGCCGGTCCAGCTCCACCTCGACGGCCTGCGCCATGAGGCTGCGTGCGTGGTCGATCGCGAGGCCGCCGCTCAGCCAGCGCATGCTCAGGCCCTCCAGCAGAGCCGTGAGCCGTTCGGCGGCCGCGGCGAGCCCGACCGCCGGGGCCAGCGGCCGCACCTGACCGAGGAGCCCGGCCACCTCCTGCACCCACACCATCGTCGCCCGGGCGAGGTCCTCGCGCAGGACGGGGTCGAAGACGGCGCTCGCTCGCAGTTCGCCCCACGCCGTGCTGTTCTCCCGCACCTCGGGGGTGTCCTGGAGCTCCAGGAGCAGCACCTGGTCGAGCTCCTCGCGGGGGCTCAGCGGCTCCGCCGCCTCGTCCTGCGCCGCGGTGTACCGCTCGGCACGGTTGTTGATGAACTCCAGCGTGTGGCGCAGGATTCCGGTGCGATCCTTGAAGTGGTAGTAGATCAGACCGGTGGAGACCCCGGCCTCTTCGGCCAGTTCCTCCACGCGGAGCCCGCGGACCCCGCGCCGGGCGATCACCCGGGCGGCCGCTTCCAGGATCTGAGTACTACGAGATGCCATGTCACGAACCCTATCCGGACCACCGCGCGGCACCCGCGCTCGGTCCGGCCACCGCCGCCGCCACCCGGGGGCCGAGGACGCTCAGCCGTTCCGCCGGTACTGGCTCAGCACGAGGGTGACGGGCCCGCCGCCGGAGGCACCGTCGACCAGTCGCGCCACGACGAGCCGCTTGCCGTCGGCGGCGCGGACGCAGAACGGCCGCTCGTCGGCGAGCTCGTCGAACGGCAGGCTCGTCACCGGTTCCGCGTCGAGCCCGCGCTCGCAGTCGGCCGGGCCGAGCACGTACCCCGAGGCGACGAAGGCGTCGGCGTCCTCGGGGAGCACGAAACCGCCCTTGTCCCGGGCGAGGTACCAGTCGGCGGTCTCGGCGGGCGCCACCTTCCCGGCGCCCAGGTCGAACTCGTAGCCGTCGTCCGGAGCGGTCAGTTCCGCGTCCGCGTAGCCCGGCGTGTACCCGGCGGCCGGCCGCGCGCCGCCGCCCCGATCCGGATCGGCCGCCGGCCAGTACGCGACGCCCGCCACCACCAGCCCGGCGAGGACGGCGGCGCCACCGGCCGCCAGAGCCGTACGACCGCGCCGCTTCCCGGGCCGGCCACGCCGTACGCCCGGTCCGCGCGGCGGTGCGGGCGGGGGGACGCGCGCGGGTACGGGCGCGGGGACGCGCGGGGGTACGGGCGTCATGACCCGATCCGTGGGCACCGGGACCGCGGGGGCGGCCGCCCGTGTGGGGTCGTCGTGCGGCGAGCGCCCGTCGAGAGTCGCGGTCGGCCACCGCTCGTCGGGCAGCCGAAGCTCCTCGGGCAGCCGGAGGTCGCCGGGATCCGGCGAGGGGCCGACGGCCGGGTGCGCGCGGACGGCGGCGATCAGCTCCGCCGGAGTGGGACGCCGCTCCGGGGCCTTGGCCAGGCAGTGCCCGACGAGCGCGCGCAGCTCCGCCGGTACGCGCGAGAGGTCGGCGGGCTCGTGGACCACGCGGTAGAGGGCCGCCGACTCGGGCCCCGACCCGAAGGGCAGGGCGCCCCCGGCGACGTACGCGGCCAGCGCGCCGAGCGCGAAGACGTCGGTCGCGGGCGTCACGGCGTGCCCGAGGGCCTGCTCGGGAGCCATGTACGCGGCGGTGCCGATGCGCAGACCGGTGCCGGTGAGCCCGGTGGCGTCGGCGGCGCGCGCGATGCCGAAGTCGATGACGCGCGGGCCGTCCTCGGCGACGAGGACATTCGCGGGCTTGAGGTCACGGTGGATGACACCCGCCCCGTGGATGACCTGAAGGGCCTCGGCGATCCCGGCGACCAGGCGCAGCACGGTGGGCGCGGGGAGCGGGCCGTGGCGCTCGACCACCTGCTGGAGCGAGGGGCCCGGGACGTAGGTGGTGGCGAGCCAGGGGACGGCGTCGTCGGCGCCGGCGTCCACCACCTGCGCGGTGAACAGGCCGTGGATGCGGCGCGCGCTCGCGACCTCCTGGGCGAACCGCAGGCGGAACTCCGGGTCGGCCGCGAAGTCCTCCCGCACCACCTTCAGGGCGATGGGCCGGCCGCCGGGGGTGTGGGCGAGGTAGACGACCCCCATGCCACCGGAGCCGAGCCGGGCGTGGACCCGGTAGCCGCCGATCTCTCGGGGGTCGTCGGGTGTCAGCGGGAGGTGGGCCGGCTGAACCACGGGCGGCGGGGTGGAGGACATGAGCGGCTCTTTCGGCGGTACGGAACGGCGGACCGATGGGGCGCACGGCGCGCCCTGCGTCCGAGAGTGCCCGTTGACTAAAGTTTCAGTCAATATAGCCTCCGAGTACCCATGCCCTCCCTCCCTGGCTGTTTGACTGAAAATTCAGTCAGTGCCAGAATGAAGCTCACGGCCACCCCCACTCACGCCGCTGCCCAGCCGTCTCCACGGCCGCTGTACGCGTGAAGCCAAGGCCCGCGATTCCGCCGCCGCGCCGCGTCACCGCGATCCGCCGGCCGCCGCCGGATACTCTCGCCAGCCCACGATCGGAGCACGCTGTGTCCCACTTCATCCCCACCCGCCGCACCGCCCTGCGCGCCTTCGCCGGAATCGGCGCCGCGCTCGGCCTCGGTGCCGCCGCCTGCGGACCGGAGGACTCCGCACTCGGGGGCACGGCCGCCGCCCCCTCCCGTACGCCCGCCGCCGACGGGGAGCGGCGCTTCGGCGCCGAGTGGGAGAGCCACGTCCGTACGTTCATGTCCTGGCCGGCCCTCGCCTCCGTCTGGGAGGAGGACCTGCCCTACGTACGGGATGACATCGCCCGTATCGCGCGGGCCGTCGGGGAGTACGAGGCGGTCGTGATGATGGCCCGCCCGGAGCAGGTGGCGGCGGCGCAGCGGGCCTGCGGCAGCCAGGTCGAGGTCATCCCGCTCGCCGTCGACGACCTGTGGGCCCGCGACACCGTCCCGGTCTTCGTCGAGGACGCCGGCGAGGTCATCGGGGTCGACTTCAACTTCAACGGCTGGGGCGACAAGCAGGAGCACACCAACGACGCGCAGGTGGGCCGGAAGCTCCTCGCCAAGTACGGCATCCCGCGCGAGCAGGCTCCGCTCGTCGCCGAGGGCGGCTCCTTCGAGACGGACGGCGAGGGCACGCTCCTCATCACCGAGAGCTCGATCGTCAACGACAACCGCAACCGCGGGAAGAGCCGGGACCAGATCGAGGACGAGCTGATCGAGACGCTCGGTGTGGAGAAGGTGGTCTGGCTCGCGGGCGTCCGCGGCGAGGACATCACCGACGCGCACGTCGACAGCCTCGTCCGCTACACCGCGCCCGGCGTGGTCCTGCTCGACCAGGCGTTCCCCGGCACTCCCCCGGACTCCTGGTCCCGCTCGGCCGACCAGGCCCGCTCGGTGCTCGAGAAGGCGACCGACGCGCGGGGCCGGCGCTTCGAGATCATCGACCTGCCGCAGCCCGACCTCGACAGGATCACCGGAGAGGGCGACGACTTCGTGTCGACCTACGCGAACTTCTACGTCGCCAACGACTCGGTCTTCCTGCCCAAGTTCGGCGACCGGAAGGCCGACGCGCGGGCGAAGGCCATCCTCCGGGAACACTTCCCGAAGCGGGACGTCGTCCAGCTGCAGATCGACACCATCGCCTCGGGCGGGGGCGGGATCCACTGCGCCACCCACGACGAGCCGGGCAAGCCCGCCGCCTGACCGTTCCCGGCGGCCCGCCCCCCGTCGCCCGCCCCTCCGTCACGGCGTCCAGTAGCGC
The sequence above is a segment of the Streptomyces sp. NBC_01255 genome. Coding sequences within it:
- a CDS encoding extracellular solute-binding protein encodes the protein MRTARLRRTRRASAVTLVSAMTLTALAACGTSSSDDGGGGASQQSGSPDASAPLDPKTKVSITIDCMPPAAKAAELKEWKEDVAEFNKTYPNVTIEGRSTPGQCLEPPRFTAMLKAKSQPDVFYTYFTDLPQVLSEDGAADISAYVSDKTVPGLKDIDPNVLGTLKKDGKLYGLPTSNYTMGLLVNRKLFKDAGLDPDTPPRTWDEVRAAAKKIAGLGEGVSGFGEYSAGNTGGWHFTAQLYSLGGDIVDASGTKAAFNNDLGKQVARNLHAMRWEDDSMGKTQLLKWGDLQKQIATDKLGMFLAAPDDITYMVQQLGAKYENFGMGPIPGGKNTLAGGNGYMIKKGISPDKIKAAIAWLDFKFTTVGKGQFDWARTKADSLPVGLPQPNFWLNDSKAKDDASRTQNATMPVANFKAFTDSPVPGKAEPPKAQEVYKVLDNVMSGLLTNKDADVDKLLSTAETQVNQVLANQ
- a CDS encoding RICIN domain-containing protein translates to MSTPRRSLIGTVVAVTLAMVGGGAAVTAPASATTSEPTGASAATYSVTVGAKGTWSHPDDTPAATYIDKDGTFYFQQAHALYGSTQPRKWTFYTGTNFDTAARSSALSDAVNPANGNDRNNDTTWRCNNSPTGLKSTYPPAGSGYSQRNFCDLAGVWVDPDTGDWYGLVHNEFTPQPFGDGVHYDGIDYAVSTDQGRTWTIKDHVITSPFSTKRGDTAAFPQQTYHYGDGDQRLFVDTASGYFYAFYGSRIVEKGGGWKAFHAHVARAPISGKMAPGSWKKWYDGAWTEPGVGGRESNMTPVGGTDTTGYTPVGGEYDPATPGTVSQQVAAGEMPATSPLFVMDITYNAHLGLYIGEPQAVDQSGNAPQEIYATDDLTTQKWFRLGDTGSYKNASWYRWFLDSVNKTGSGIVGKNFRSYCSFGCSGGTSSEYVNLSIGTSAPAAPVDTSKAYRIAAAGGRVLAQVSGGPATTSVPSATGSDLESWIFTANGDGSHRIANVATGQLLGVDSASTGNRAWGTRPTVTAAPAGGPTVGQQWFVIPGASSADGSPNGTYRLVNRYSGLVIGLSGTANRLAETTPTRSWTNTTGNAVGGTRTAGEQTLTLTAVGQVPDGIADGDHTLGASGKALDNPGHSTTPGTQLVTWTANGGANQTWRFTRRTDGSYELANAESGLCADVDGGSTAAGAKVIQWTCTGGANQGWTVTRLANGAYTVASVKSGLLLTTASTANGASVTQQPDTGSSLQQWTID
- a CDS encoding agmatine deiminase family protein is translated as MSHFIPTRRTALRAFAGIGAALGLGAAACGPEDSALGGTAAAPSRTPAADGERRFGAEWESHVRTFMSWPALASVWEEDLPYVRDDIARIARAVGEYEAVVMMARPEQVAAAQRACGSQVEVIPLAVDDLWARDTVPVFVEDAGEVIGVDFNFNGWGDKQEHTNDAQVGRKLLAKYGIPREQAPLVAEGGSFETDGEGTLLITESSIVNDNRNRGKSRDQIEDELIETLGVEKVVWLAGVRGEDITDAHVDSLVRYTAPGVVLLDQAFPGTPPDSWSRSADQARSVLEKATDARGRRFEIIDLPQPDLDRITGEGDDFVSTYANFYVANDSVFLPKFGDRKADARAKAILREHFPKRDVVQLQIDTIASGGGGIHCATHDEPGKPAA
- a CDS encoding serine/threonine-protein kinase, with the protein product MSSTPPPVVQPAHLPLTPDDPREIGGYRVHARLGSGGMGVVYLAHTPGGRPIALKVVREDFAADPEFRLRFAQEVASARRIHGLFTAQVVDAGADDAVPWLATTYVPGPSLQQVVERHGPLPAPTVLRLVAGIAEALQVIHGAGVIHRDLKPANVLVAEDGPRVIDFGIARAADATGLTGTGLRIGTAAYMAPEQALGHAVTPATDVFALGALAAYVAGGALPFGSGPESAALYRVVHEPADLSRVPAELRALVGHCLAKAPERRPTPAELIAAVRAHPAVGPSPDPGDLRLPEELRLPDERWPTATLDGRSPHDDPTRAAAPAVPVPTDRVMTPVPPRVPAPVPARVPPPAPPRGPGVRRGRPGKRRGRTALAAGGAAVLAGLVVAGVAYWPAADPDRGGGARPAAGYTPGYADAELTAPDDGYEFDLGAGKVAPAETADWYLARDKGGFVLPEDADAFVASGYVLGPADCERGLDAEPVTSLPFDELADERPFCVRAADGKRLVVARLVDGASGGGPVTLVLSQYRRNG
- a CDS encoding NAD(P)/FAD-dependent oxidoreductase, with translation MTKPESAVHDYDVVISGAGLAGSAAAILLARRGVRVALLERRSDPEAYKVLCTHSLTANAYPVLDELGLVPALEKAGAVRNEARWHTRWGWIEPRAAAAGPPLPYGYNIRRSTLDPLIRTRAAETPGVDLLLGHQVTGLVREAG
- a CDS encoding TetR/AcrR family transcriptional regulator, translating into MASRSTQILEAAARVIARRGVRGLRVEELAEEAGVSTGLIYYHFKDRTGILRHTLEFINNRAERYTAAQDEAAEPLSPREELDQVLLLELQDTPEVRENSTAWGELRASAVFDPVLREDLARATMVWVQEVAGLLGQVRPLAPAVGLAAAAERLTALLEGLSMRWLSGGLAIDHARSLMAQAVEVELDRLPQS
- a CDS encoding TIGR03086 family metal-binding protein, giving the protein MEPIDLGAAAERVARLAEGIDDERLGDPTPCPEYAVRELLAHLAGLSVAFRDAARKQFGPTTGTPPGSSRPVLADDWRTALPKALAELAAAWREPDAWKGDTQAGGIDLPAAVMGRIALDELLIHGWDLARATGRTYEASEEELRVSEALLAPSDESSEEGFFGPVVAVPDDAPLLDRVIGLSGRRPDWRPAQGVLRGR